A stretch of Pseudomonas sp. LRP2-20 DNA encodes these proteins:
- a CDS encoding LysR family transcriptional regulator, translating into MDIKQLKFLIALDQTRHFGQAAALCHITQPTLSMRLRNLEDELDLVLVKRGQRFEGFTEAGERILAWARTLLAAHDGLQAEAASCRGQVVGSLRLGTVPLASFNPMHLLLPLREKYPELQFQLSSHSTEQIMDGLSRNQLDLGICYLDQVNANFFEVIELGTTTMGLLFDTQHFQFDADSLRWDELGDIPLGLLSKGMHYRQSLDLSFRSRGLEPNAVLESDSTFQLVQAINTGVCCAIMPLGCGLEDLSEHMRIIPIADASIHSPVGLLLRRSEPRSAIAEQCFDEARLLFQPA; encoded by the coding sequence GCCGACCCTGTCCATGCGCTTGCGCAACCTGGAGGACGAACTGGACCTGGTGCTGGTCAAGCGCGGCCAGCGCTTCGAGGGTTTCACCGAAGCCGGCGAACGCATCCTGGCCTGGGCCCGCACCCTGCTCGCCGCCCATGACGGCCTGCAGGCGGAGGCCGCCAGTTGCCGAGGCCAGGTGGTCGGCAGCCTGCGCCTGGGCACTGTGCCGCTGGCCAGCTTCAACCCCATGCACCTGCTGCTGCCGCTGCGCGAGAAATACCCCGAGCTGCAGTTTCAGCTCAGCTCGCACAGCACCGAGCAGATCATGGATGGCCTGAGCCGCAACCAGCTCGACCTGGGTATCTGCTACCTCGACCAGGTCAACGCCAACTTCTTCGAAGTGATCGAGCTGGGCACCACCACCATGGGCCTGCTGTTCGACACCCAGCACTTCCAGTTCGACGCCGACAGCCTGCGCTGGGACGAGCTTGGCGATATTCCCCTGGGCCTGCTGAGCAAAGGCATGCATTACCGCCAGTCACTGGACCTGAGCTTTCGCAGCCGCGGCCTTGAGCCCAATGCCGTGCTGGAAAGCGACTCGACCTTCCAGCTGGTGCAGGCCATCAACACCGGCGTGTGCTGCGCGATCATGCCACTGGGCTGCGGCCTGGAAGACCTCAGCGAACACATGCGCATCATCCCCATCGCCGACGCCAGCATCCACAGCCCGGTCGGCCTGCTGCTGCGCCGCAGCGAGCCACGTTCGGCGATTGCCGAGCAGTGCTTCGACGAAGCCAGGCTGCTGTTTCAGCCGGCCTGA
- a CDS encoding 4-hydroxyproline epimerase, whose amino-acid sequence MKQIHVIDSHTGGEPTRLVMKGFPQLHGRSMAEQRDELRERHDQWRRACLLEPRGNDVLVGALYCPPVSADATCGVIFFNNAGYLNMCGHGTIGLVASLRHLGLIEPGVHKIDTPVGQVSATLHEDGAITVGNVPSYRYRQQVAVDVPGHGVVRGDIAWGGNWFFLVAEHGQRIELDNREALTEYTWAMLKALEAQGISGENGAPIDHVELFADDANADSRNFVMCPGKAYDRSPCGTGTSAKLACLAADGKLEEGQTWVQASITGSQFHGRYERDGERIRPFITGRAYMTADSTLLIDEQDPFAWGI is encoded by the coding sequence ATGAAACAGATTCACGTCATCGACTCACATACCGGCGGCGAACCGACCCGCCTGGTGATGAAAGGCTTCCCACAATTGCACGGGCGCAGCATGGCCGAACAGCGCGACGAACTGCGCGAGCGGCACGATCAATGGCGCCGTGCCTGCCTGCTGGAGCCACGCGGCAACGATGTGCTGGTCGGCGCGCTGTATTGCCCACCGGTCTCGGCCGACGCCACCTGCGGGGTGATCTTCTTCAACAACGCCGGCTACCTGAACATGTGCGGCCACGGCACCATCGGCCTGGTCGCCTCGCTGCGGCACCTGGGCCTGATCGAGCCTGGCGTGCACAAGATCGACACGCCAGTCGGCCAGGTCAGCGCCACCCTGCATGAAGACGGCGCCATTACCGTGGGCAACGTACCGTCCTACCGCTACCGCCAGCAAGTGGCGGTGGACGTGCCCGGCCATGGCGTGGTGCGCGGCGACATCGCCTGGGGCGGCAACTGGTTCTTCCTGGTAGCCGAACACGGCCAGCGCATCGAACTGGACAACCGCGAAGCCCTCACCGAGTACACCTGGGCCATGCTCAAGGCCCTCGAAGCCCAAGGCATCAGCGGCGAAAACGGTGCGCCGATCGATCACGTCGAGCTGTTCGCCGACGACGCCAATGCCGACAGCCGCAACTTCGTCATGTGCCCCGGCAAGGCCTACGACCGCTCGCCCTGCGGCACCGGCACCAGCGCCAAGCTGGCCTGCCTGGCCGCCGACGGCAAGCTCGAAGAAGGCCAGACCTGGGTCCAGGCCAGCATCACCGGCAGCCAGTTCCATGGCCGCTACGAACGCGACGGCGAACGCATTCGCCCGTTCATCACCGGCCGCGCCTACATGACCGCCGACAGCACCCTGCTGATCGACGAACAGGATCCATTCGCCTGGGGCATCTGA
- a CDS encoding AraC family transcriptional regulator, with translation MTDTPLATLYQSLDQHRPATLEALLAGVSLLLPILDAIPNAAIFIKDPAARYVLANNTLVQRCGLKRLQPLLGKTSAEVFPAQLGPGYTEQDRRVLKDGLVLQDQLELHLYGSREPGWCLTHKRPLRNPDGEIIGLVGISVDLQSAADTHPAYQRLAAVDEHIRRHFHQPISMSELTRIAGISVAQLERYCKRVFHLTPRQMIHKARLEHAHRLLHSDLPITEVALRCGYTDHSAFSRQFKQLTGFTPRQYRQATADQAG, from the coding sequence ATGACAGATACCCCCCTGGCAACCCTGTACCAGTCCCTCGACCAGCATCGGCCGGCCACTCTGGAGGCCCTGCTGGCGGGTGTGTCGCTGTTGCTGCCGATCCTCGACGCGATCCCCAATGCCGCCATCTTCATCAAGGACCCGGCCGCCCGCTATGTGCTGGCCAACAACACCCTGGTCCAGCGCTGTGGTCTCAAGCGCCTGCAGCCGCTGCTGGGCAAGACCAGCGCCGAAGTGTTCCCGGCGCAACTGGGCCCCGGCTACACCGAGCAGGATCGCCGGGTACTCAAGGACGGCCTGGTGCTGCAAGACCAGCTCGAACTGCACCTGTACGGCAGCCGAGAGCCGGGCTGGTGCCTGACCCACAAGCGCCCGCTGCGCAACCCGGACGGCGAGATCATCGGCCTGGTGGGCATTTCCGTCGACCTGCAGTCAGCCGCCGACACCCACCCCGCCTACCAGCGCCTGGCTGCGGTGGACGAGCATATCCGCCGCCATTTCCACCAGCCGATCAGCATGAGTGAGCTGACCCGCATCGCTGGCATTTCCGTGGCGCAGCTGGAGCGTTACTGCAAGCGGGTGTTTCACCTCACGCCGCGGCAGATGATTCACAAGGCACGCCTGGAACACGCGCACCGGCTGCTGCATTCCGATTTGCCGATCACCGAAGTGGCGCTGCGCTGCGGCTACACCGACCACAGTGCGTTCAGCCGCCAGTTCAAGCAACTGACGGGCTTTACCCCCCGCCAGTACCGCCAGGCGACGGCGGATCAGGCCGGCTGA
- a CDS encoding dihydrodipicolinate synthase family protein encodes MTDNIFTGTMPALMTPCTAERKPDFDALVRKGRELIEAGMSAVVYCGSMGDWPLLTEAERQEGVARLVAAGIPTIVGTGAVNTREAVAHAAHAAKVGAAGLMVIPRVLSRGASLIAQKHHFSAILAAAPKLPAVIYNSPYYGFATRADLFFELRREFPNLIGFKEFGGGADLRYAAEHITSQDNDVTLMVGVDTQVVHGFVNCAATGAITGIGNALPREVLQLVSLSKQAAKGDAKARRLARELEAALAVLSSFDEGCDLVLYYKHLMVLNGDTEYRLHFNETDVLTDAQRNYAEQQYALFRKWYASWSAEQNLA; translated from the coding sequence ATGACTGACAACATCTTCACCGGCACCATGCCCGCCCTCATGACCCCGTGCACCGCCGAACGCAAGCCGGACTTCGACGCCCTGGTGCGCAAAGGCCGCGAGCTGATCGAGGCCGGCATGAGCGCCGTGGTCTACTGCGGCTCGATGGGCGACTGGCCGCTGCTGACCGAAGCCGAGCGCCAGGAAGGCGTGGCCCGCCTGGTGGCCGCTGGCATCCCGACCATCGTCGGCACCGGCGCGGTGAATACCCGCGAAGCCGTGGCCCACGCTGCCCACGCAGCCAAGGTCGGCGCCGCCGGCCTGATGGTCATCCCCCGCGTGCTCAGCCGCGGAGCTTCGCTGATTGCCCAGAAACACCACTTCTCGGCAATTCTCGCGGCTGCGCCGAAGCTGCCGGCGGTGATCTACAACAGCCCTTACTACGGCTTTGCCACCCGCGCCGACCTGTTCTTCGAACTGCGCCGCGAATTCCCCAACCTGATCGGCTTCAAGGAGTTCGGCGGTGGCGCCGACCTGCGCTACGCCGCCGAGCACATCACCTCCCAGGATAACGACGTGACCCTGATGGTCGGCGTCGATACCCAGGTGGTACATGGCTTCGTCAACTGCGCCGCCACCGGTGCCATCACCGGCATCGGCAACGCCCTGCCGCGTGAAGTGCTGCAGCTGGTAAGCCTGAGCAAGCAGGCCGCCAAGGGCGACGCCAAGGCCCGCCGCCTGGCGCGTGAGCTGGAGGCCGCACTGGCGGTGCTGTCGTCGTTCGATGAGGGCTGCGACCTGGTGCTGTACTACAAGCACCTGATGGTGCTCAACGGCGACACCGAGTACCGCCTGCACTTCAACGAAACCGACGTGCTGACCGACGCCCAGCGCAACTACGCCGAGCAGCAGTACGCGCTGTTCCGCAAGTGGTACGCCAGCTGGTCGGCCGAGCAAAACCTGGCCTGA
- a CDS encoding APC family permease, whose product MSGKFKKQLSLLDLTFIGLGAIFGSGWLFAASHVSAIAGPAGILSWFLGGFAVLLLGIVYCELGAALPRAGGVVRYPVYSHGPLLGYLMGFITLIAFSSLIAIEVVASRQYAAAWFPGLTKVGTSDPTVLGWLVQFALLGLFFFLNYRSVKTFAKANNLVSVFKFIVPLLVIGVLFSFFKPENFEVQGFAPFGLSGVEMAVSAGGIIFAYLGLTPIISVASEVKNPQRTIPIALILSVLLSTAIYALLQLAFLGSVPTEMLANGWAAVTKELALPYRDIALALGVGWLAYLVVADAVISPSGCGNIYMNATPRVVYGWAQTGTFFKYFTRIDAESGIPRPALWLTFGLSVFWTLPFPSWEALINVVSAALVLSYAVAPVTVAALRRNAPDMPRPFRVKGMGVLGPLSFIIAALIVYWSGWNTVSWLLALQIVMFVLYLLCGRFVPTQHLSLAQQVRSSAWLIGFYAVTILLSWLGSFGGLGVLGHPFDTLAVAACALGIYYWGAATGVPAHMVRLEGDDESEASTETYTGRPAAVAS is encoded by the coding sequence ATGTCAGGCAAATTCAAGAAACAGCTGTCATTGCTCGACCTCACCTTCATCGGCCTCGGTGCCATCTTCGGCTCCGGCTGGCTGTTCGCCGCCAGCCACGTCTCGGCCATCGCCGGCCCGGCCGGCATCCTCTCCTGGTTCCTCGGCGGTTTCGCCGTGCTGCTGCTGGGCATCGTCTACTGCGAACTCGGCGCCGCCCTGCCGCGTGCCGGTGGCGTGGTGCGCTACCCGGTGTACTCGCACGGCCCGCTGCTCGGCTACCTGATGGGCTTCATCACCCTGATCGCCTTCTCCAGCCTGATCGCCATCGAAGTGGTCGCCTCGCGCCAGTACGCCGCAGCCTGGTTCCCCGGGCTGACCAAGGTCGGCACCAGCGACCCGACCGTGCTCGGCTGGCTGGTGCAGTTCGCCTTGCTGGGGCTGTTCTTCTTCCTCAACTACCGCAGCGTGAAGACCTTCGCCAAGGCCAACAACCTGGTCAGCGTGTTCAAGTTCATCGTGCCGCTGTTGGTGATCGGCGTGCTGTTCAGCTTCTTCAAGCCGGAGAACTTCGAGGTCCAGGGTTTCGCCCCGTTCGGCCTGTCCGGCGTGGAAATGGCGGTGTCGGCCGGTGGCATCATCTTCGCCTACCTGGGCCTGACGCCGATCATTTCGGTGGCCAGCGAGGTGAAGAACCCGCAGCGCACCATCCCGATCGCGCTGATCCTTTCGGTGCTGCTGTCCACCGCGATCTATGCGCTGCTGCAACTGGCCTTCCTCGGCAGCGTGCCGACCGAGATGCTCGCCAACGGCTGGGCTGCGGTGACCAAGGAACTGGCCCTGCCCTACCGTGACATCGCCCTGGCCCTGGGGGTCGGCTGGCTGGCCTACCTGGTGGTGGCCGACGCGGTGATCTCGCCCAGCGGTTGCGGCAACATCTACATGAACGCCACGCCGCGCGTGGTCTATGGCTGGGCGCAGACTGGCACCTTCTTCAAGTACTTCACCCGCATCGACGCCGAGTCCGGCATCCCGCGCCCGGCGCTGTGGCTGACCTTCGGCCTGTCGGTGTTCTGGACCTTGCCGTTTCCTTCCTGGGAAGCGCTGATCAACGTGGTGTCCGCGGCCCTGGTACTGAGCTACGCCGTGGCCCCGGTCACCGTCGCCGCCCTGCGCCGCAATGCGCCGGACATGCCGCGCCCGTTCCGGGTCAAGGGCATGGGCGTGCTCGGCCCACTGTCGTTCATCATCGCCGCGCTGATCGTCTACTGGTCGGGCTGGAACACCGTGTCCTGGCTGCTGGCCCTGCAGATCGTGATGTTCGTGCTGTACCTGCTGTGCGGTCGCTTCGTCCCGACCCAGCACCTGTCGCTGGCCCAGCAAGTACGTTCGTCGGCCTGGCTGATCGGCTTCTACGCCGTGACCATCCTGTTGTCCTGGCTGGGCAGCTTCGGCGGCCTGGGCGTGCTCGGTCACCCGTTCGACACCCTGGCCGTGGCCGCCTGCGCCCTGGGCATCTACTACTGGGGCGCCGCCACCGGCGTGCCGGCCCACATGGTGCGCCTGGAAGGCGACGATGAAAGCGAAGCCAGCACTGAAACCTATACCGGCCGCCCCGCCGCCGTCGCCTCCTGA